One Caulobacter segnis genomic window carries:
- a CDS encoding DNA-3-methyladenine glycosylase, with protein MTPLARAELPVDTAALARFLIGKQVVRETPEGVISGRIVETEAYVVGDAASHAFRGMTPRTRSMFGEPGHAYVYLAYGTSWMLNVSSEAAGTGAGVLIRALEPLEGIALMRANRGTETLRDLARGPGRLAQALRIGPWADGLDLCAEGPLWLAHDDHEPDEIGVGVRIGITKDADRPLRFYLRGNPFVSGPRGLNV; from the coding sequence GTGACACCCCTGGCCCGCGCCGAGCTGCCGGTCGACACGGCCGCCCTCGCCCGCTTCCTGATCGGCAAGCAGGTGGTGCGCGAGACGCCCGAGGGCGTGATCAGCGGCCGGATCGTCGAGACCGAGGCCTATGTCGTCGGCGACGCAGCCAGCCATGCCTTCCGGGGCATGACGCCGCGCACGCGCTCGATGTTCGGCGAGCCCGGCCACGCCTACGTCTATCTGGCCTACGGGACCTCCTGGATGCTCAACGTATCCAGCGAAGCGGCCGGGACCGGGGCGGGCGTCCTGATCCGGGCGCTGGAACCGCTGGAGGGGATCGCGCTGATGCGGGCCAACCGCGGGACCGAGACGCTGCGCGACCTGGCCCGAGGTCCTGGCCGCCTGGCCCAGGCGCTGCGGATCGGCCCCTGGGCCGACGGACTGGATCTTTGCGCGGAAGGCCCGCTCTGGCTGGCGCATGACGACCACGAACCCGACGAGATCGGCGTGGGCGTCCGGATCGGCATCACCAAGGACGCCGACCGCCCCTTACGGTTCTATCTCCGTGGCAACCCGTTCGTCAGCGGCCCGAGAGGGCTGAATGTCTGA
- a CDS encoding crotonase/enoyl-CoA hydratase family protein — protein sequence MTTVDLTKDGSVWTVAINRPDKRNAVDPATAVALRAAFDAFEADETAAVAILTGRGGTFCAGFDLAVAASGEGERYEPEGEGPMGPTRRLLSKPVIAAVEGYAVAGGLELALWCDLRVAAEDATFGVFCRRWGVPLIDGGTVRLPRIVGQGRALDMILTGRAVGAAEAHAWGLADRVVPRGMALAAAYELAGRIAAFPQVCLRADRASAFAQWDADLPEALKVEGRGGLAPLRQEARAGAARFRDGAGRGGTSA from the coding sequence ATGACCACCGTGGACCTGACGAAGGACGGCTCTGTCTGGACCGTCGCGATCAATCGGCCGGACAAGCGCAACGCCGTCGATCCAGCGACCGCCGTCGCCTTGCGGGCGGCGTTCGACGCCTTCGAAGCCGACGAGACGGCGGCCGTGGCCATACTGACCGGGCGCGGCGGGACCTTCTGCGCCGGTTTCGACCTGGCCGTGGCGGCCTCGGGCGAGGGTGAGCGCTACGAGCCCGAGGGCGAGGGCCCGATGGGGCCGACGCGGCGGCTCCTGTCCAAGCCGGTGATCGCCGCCGTCGAGGGCTACGCCGTGGCGGGCGGGCTGGAGCTGGCCCTGTGGTGCGACCTGCGGGTGGCGGCCGAGGACGCCACCTTCGGGGTGTTCTGCCGGCGCTGGGGCGTGCCGCTGATCGACGGCGGCACGGTGCGGCTGCCGCGCATCGTCGGCCAGGGCCGGGCGCTGGACATGATCCTGACCGGCCGGGCGGTCGGGGCCGCCGAGGCGCATGCCTGGGGCCTGGCCGACCGGGTGGTCCCCCGGGGCATGGCCCTGGCGGCGGCTTACGAACTGGCTGGGCGGATCGCCGCCTTCCCGCAGGTGTGCCTGCGCGCCGACCGCGCCTCGGCCTTCGCCCAGTGGGACGCCGACCTCCCCGAGGCGCTCAAGGTCGAGGGGCGCGGCGGCCTCGCGCCCCTGCGTCAGGAAGCCCGAGCGGGCGCGGCGCGGTTCCGGGATGGCGCGGGTCGCGGCGGGACCTCGGCCTAG
- a CDS encoding Y-family DNA polymerase — MARILSVWCPNWPITTWRRRNPGGKLADTGPLRACGAPPPGGEEDGRSPSSPSGGGGCVASGGGKSDRDLPFALLISEHGTRRLAAVDEKARALALSPGQKAADALALVPDLVTADHDPAADRAALEALSDWCVRFSPAVAIDGHDGLFLDITGTDHLWGGEAAMLGDLLARLARWGVPARAAIADTAGAAWGLARFGTHGGDDLAIAPPGQQRAAIQDLPVAALRLEDAAEAQLPRLGLHRVGQLLALPRAQLAKRFGLSTTLRLDQALGQAAEALTFRRPATPWFDRLAFFEPISAPEDLARVAGDALALICARLEAEGRGAKRFEVVFHRLDGKAYPVRAGLARIGRDAKRLTRLIVPKLDKVDPGFGVEVVTVHAGAVEPLAAAQDRLDAESGTSLDETLAPLIDRLVNRLGENRVWRADPYQSHVPERSQVRVAPLDPPAATGWDPARPRPVRLFKRPEAITALAKVPDDPPIQFTWRGRSHRVRRAEGPERIGQEWWRAGVGETDTGPGRIRDYYRVEDDAGGRFWIFRQGLFGTEDAPKWWIHGLFG, encoded by the coding sequence ATGGCCCGCATCCTTTCCGTCTGGTGTCCCAACTGGCCGATCACGACGTGGCGGCGGCGGAATCCTGGCGGAAAGCTGGCTGATACTGGCCCCCTCCGCGCCTGCGGCGCTCCTCCCCCGGGGGGGGAAGAAGACGGCCGCAGCCCTTCTTCCCCCTCCGGGGGAGGAGGATGCGTAGCATCCGGAGGGGGCAAGTCGGATCGAGATCTCCCCTTCGCCTTGCTGATCTCCGAGCACGGAACCCGCCGCCTCGCCGCCGTGGATGAGAAGGCCCGCGCCCTCGCCCTCTCCCCCGGCCAGAAGGCCGCCGACGCCCTGGCCCTGGTTCCCGACCTCGTCACCGCCGACCACGACCCGGCCGCCGACCGCGCGGCGCTGGAGGCCTTGAGCGACTGGTGCGTCCGCTTCTCGCCGGCCGTGGCCATCGACGGCCACGACGGCCTCTTCCTCGACATCACCGGGACCGACCACCTGTGGGGCGGGGAGGCGGCCATGCTGGGCGACCTTCTGGCGCGGCTGGCGCGCTGGGGCGTGCCGGCGCGGGCGGCGATCGCCGACACGGCCGGGGCGGCCTGGGGGCTGGCGCGATTTGGAACCCATGGGGGCGACGACCTGGCCATCGCCCCGCCGGGCCAGCAGCGGGCGGCGATCCAGGACCTGCCCGTCGCGGCCCTGCGCCTGGAGGACGCCGCCGAGGCCCAGTTGCCGCGCCTGGGTCTGCACCGCGTCGGGCAGCTGCTGGCCCTGCCGCGCGCCCAGCTGGCCAAGCGCTTCGGCCTTTCCACGACGCTTCGTCTCGATCAAGCTTTGGGCCAGGCGGCCGAGGCCCTGACCTTTCGCCGGCCCGCCACGCCCTGGTTCGACCGCCTGGCCTTCTTCGAGCCGATCAGCGCTCCCGAGGACCTTGCCCGCGTGGCCGGCGACGCGCTGGCGCTGATCTGCGCCCGGCTGGAGGCCGAGGGGCGCGGGGCCAAGCGGTTCGAGGTCGTGTTCCATCGGCTGGACGGCAAGGCCTATCCTGTCCGCGCCGGTCTGGCCCGTATCGGCCGCGACGCCAAGCGGCTGACCCGGTTGATCGTCCCCAAGCTGGACAAGGTCGACCCCGGCTTCGGCGTCGAGGTGGTCACCGTCCACGCCGGCGCGGTCGAACCCCTGGCCGCCGCCCAGGACCGGCTCGACGCCGAAAGCGGAACCAGCCTGGACGAGACCCTGGCTCCGCTGATCGACCGCCTGGTCAATCGCCTGGGCGAGAACCGGGTCTGGCGGGCCGACCCGTATCAGAGCCATGTGCCGGAACGCTCGCAGGTCCGCGTCGCGCCGCTGGATCCGCCCGCCGCGACGGGCTGGGATCCCGCCCGCCCGCGCCCGGTGCGCCTGTTCAAGCGGCCGGAGGCGATTACCGCCCTAGCCAAGGTCCCCGACGATCCGCCGATCCAGTTCACCTGGCGCGGCCGCTCGCACCGCGTCCGCCGCGCCGAAGGGCCCGAACGCATCGGCCAGGAATGGTGGCGCGCCGGCGTGGGCGAGACCGACACGGGGCCGGGCAGGATCCGCGACTACTACCGCGTCGAGGACGACGCCGGCGGCCGGTTCTGGATCTTCCGGCAAGGGCTTTTCGGGACTGAGGACGCGCCGAAGTGGTGGATCCATGGGCTGTTCGGATGA
- the serA gene encoding phosphoglycerate dehydrogenase — MTAPRVLIADKLSPAAVDIFKNRGVAFDIKTGLSKDELIAVIGDYDGVAIRSGAKLDKDVIAAAHKLRVIARAGIGVDNVDIPAATAKGIVVMNTPFGNSITTAEHAIAMMFALARQIPAADVSTQAGKWEKNRFMGVELYAKTLGLIGAGNIGGIVADRALGLKMKVVAYDPFLSPERAVEIGVEKVELEDLLARADVITLHTPLTDKTRNILSAENLAKTKKGVLIVNCARGGLVDEAALRKLLDEGHVGGAAFDVFVTEPAKENPLFGSDKVVATPHLGASTSEAQENVALQVAEQVSDYLLTGAVTNALNSPSITAEEAPKLKPFVALAEKIGALAGQMVDFGIKAIDIAYEGEVSNLNVKPMTSAALAGVLKPMLAEINMVSAPAVAKERGVTVSESRQEVSPTYDSLMRVTITTEKGKRAFAGTVIAGAPRIVEVKGMELDAGFSTAMLYINNLDKPGFIGALGMLLGEAGVNIATFNLGRLAADEDAIALVGVDQAPSPELLAKIQALPHVKEARALTF; from the coding sequence ATGACCGCTCCTCGCGTCCTCATCGCCGACAAACTGAGCCCCGCCGCCGTCGACATCTTCAAGAACCGCGGCGTCGCCTTCGACATCAAGACCGGCCTCTCCAAGGACGAGCTGATCGCCGTGATCGGCGACTATGATGGGGTCGCCATCCGTTCGGGCGCCAAGCTGGACAAGGACGTGATCGCCGCCGCCCACAAGCTGCGCGTCATCGCCCGCGCCGGCATCGGCGTCGACAACGTCGACATCCCGGCCGCCACGGCCAAGGGCATCGTCGTGATGAACACGCCCTTCGGCAACTCGATCACCACGGCCGAGCACGCCATCGCCATGATGTTCGCCCTGGCCCGCCAGATCCCCGCCGCCGACGTCTCGACCCAGGCCGGCAAGTGGGAGAAGAACCGCTTCATGGGCGTGGAGCTCTACGCCAAGACCCTGGGCCTGATCGGCGCCGGCAACATCGGCGGCATCGTCGCCGACCGGGCTCTGGGCCTGAAGATGAAGGTCGTGGCCTACGACCCCTTCCTGTCGCCGGAACGCGCCGTCGAGATCGGCGTCGAGAAGGTCGAGCTGGAAGACCTGCTGGCCCGCGCCGACGTCATCACCCTGCATACCCCGCTGACCGACAAGACCCGCAACATCCTGTCGGCCGAGAACCTGGCCAAGACCAAGAAGGGCGTGCTGATCGTCAACTGCGCCCGCGGCGGTCTGGTCGATGAAGCCGCCCTGCGCAAGCTGCTGGACGAGGGCCATGTCGGCGGCGCGGCCTTCGACGTGTTCGTCACCGAGCCGGCCAAGGAAAACCCGCTGTTCGGCTCGGACAAGGTCGTGGCCACCCCGCACCTGGGCGCCAGCACCAGCGAAGCCCAGGAGAACGTCGCCCTTCAGGTCGCCGAGCAGGTTTCGGACTATCTGCTGACCGGCGCGGTCACCAACGCCCTGAACAGCCCGTCGATCACGGCGGAAGAAGCCCCCAAGCTGAAGCCGTTCGTGGCCCTGGCCGAGAAGATCGGCGCCCTGGCCGGCCAGATGGTCGACTTCGGCATCAAGGCGATCGACATCGCCTACGAGGGCGAGGTGTCGAACCTCAACGTCAAGCCGATGACCTCGGCCGCCCTCGCCGGCGTGCTGAAGCCGATGCTGGCCGAGATCAACATGGTCTCCGCGCCGGCCGTGGCCAAGGAACGGGGCGTCACCGTCTCGGAAAGCCGCCAGGAAGTCAGCCCCACCTATGACAGCCTGATGCGCGTGACCATCACCACCGAGAAGGGCAAGCGCGCCTTCGCCGGCACGGTGATCGCCGGCGCCCCGCGCATCGTCGAGGTCAAGGGCATGGAGTTGGACGCGGGCTTCTCGACGGCCATGCTGTACATCAACAACCTGGACAAGCCGGGCTTCATCGGCGCGTTGGGCATGCTGCTGGGCGAGGCGGGCGTTAACATCGCCACCTTCAACCTGGGCCGCCTGGCCGCCGACGAGGACGCCATCGCCCTGGTCGGTGTCGACCAGGCGCCGAGCCCCGAACTGCTGGCCAAGATCCAGGCCCTGCCGCACGTGAAGGAAGCGCGCGCGCTGACGTTCTGA
- a CDS encoding acetyl-CoA carboxylase family protein — MPLSRVLIANRGEIAIRIARAAAEVGIESVAIYATDDATSPHAAAADHAVALPGAGARAYLDIAAIVAAARAQGCDALHPGYGFLSENPALACACAEAGIIFVGPSPEHLETFGDKAAARALAAERGVPLIPGTGAISPEGARAFQAEHGAIMLKARAGGGGRGLRAVLDPGELDAAYAACEREAMAAFGDGGLYAEKRIERARHVEVQVAGDGTRVLAIGDRDCSLQRRNQKLVEIAPAILDAPLRAELWRYAEALCAGYRGLATVEFLIDADSGAAFFLEVNPRLQVEHTVTEEVTGLDLVRLQFDLAAGKPLDLAAAPPAFGVAIQARVNAETLTAEGQVRPSIGTISAWDPPGGPGVRVDAAGAVGLGIGAAYDSLLAKVIARGRTYAEASARLDRALAEFAIAGVATTAPLVRAILAAAPETPTTRFIEDHAAELVADLPLPAEGDARSFETLDGAIAIAAPLAATVGSIAVAAGDLVRPGQALAVLEAMKMEHLVHSKVGGRVLRVAAEPGRTVAEGQPLVFLEPMEVAGGETVETAPEDLDTIRPDLAEVIARHRYTLDEARPDAVARRRKTGHRTARENIDDLVDPGSFLEYGALAIAAQKRRRSTEDLIVSTPADGLITGIGTVNGDLFPPDKARTAALAYDFTVLAGTQGAMNHRKSDRLMSLIADQRLPVVWFAEGGGGRPGDTDTTAVAGLDVPTFRGFAQLSGLVPKIAIVAGRCFAGNAAIAGLSEIIIATQGSNLGMGGPAMIEGGGLGVFRPEQIGPSAHQWANGVIDILADDEAHATRLAKQALSYFQGALPTWTAPDQRRLRGAIPENRLRVYDVRALIVGLIDEGTFLELRGGFAAGMVTGLIRIEGRPMGLIANDPRHLGGAIDCEGAEKAARFLQLCDAFALPVLSLCDTPGFMVGPDSEDAAAVRRVSRQFIAGAKLRSPLFTVVTRKGYGLGAQAMAGGSFHAPAFIAAWPTGEFGGMGLEGAVKLGYRKELEAETDPTKQKALYDQLVARLYAAGKATSMAAALEIDAVIDPADTRRWILGGLDAAVGVSKPWSVRVDSW, encoded by the coding sequence ATGCCCTTGTCCCGCGTCCTGATCGCCAACCGCGGCGAGATCGCCATCCGCATCGCCCGCGCGGCGGCGGAGGTCGGGATCGAGAGCGTGGCGATCTACGCGACCGACGATGCGACGAGCCCCCACGCAGCCGCCGCCGACCACGCGGTCGCCCTGCCCGGCGCGGGGGCGCGGGCCTATCTGGACATCGCCGCCATCGTCGCCGCCGCCAGGGCCCAGGGCTGCGACGCCCTGCATCCCGGCTACGGCTTCCTGTCCGAAAATCCCGCCCTGGCGTGCGCCTGCGCCGAGGCGGGGATCATCTTCGTGGGCCCCTCGCCCGAGCACCTGGAGACCTTCGGCGACAAGGCCGCCGCCCGGGCGCTGGCCGCCGAGCGCGGCGTTCCGCTGATCCCCGGGACGGGCGCGATCTCGCCGGAGGGCGCGCGGGCCTTCCAGGCCGAGCACGGCGCGATCATGCTGAAGGCGCGGGCCGGCGGCGGCGGGCGCGGCCTGCGGGCGGTGCTGGACCCCGGCGAACTGGACGCGGCCTACGCGGCTTGCGAACGCGAGGCCATGGCGGCGTTCGGCGACGGCGGGCTCTATGCCGAGAAGCGGATCGAGCGCGCCCGGCATGTCGAGGTGCAGGTCGCCGGCGACGGGACCCGCGTGCTGGCGATCGGCGACCGCGACTGCTCGCTGCAACGGCGGAACCAGAAGCTGGTCGAGATCGCCCCGGCCATCCTGGACGCACCGCTTCGAGCCGAACTCTGGCGATATGCCGAGGCGCTGTGCGCCGGCTACCGGGGCCTGGCCACGGTCGAGTTCCTGATCGACGCTGATAGCGGAGCGGCCTTCTTCCTGGAGGTCAATCCGCGCCTGCAGGTCGAACACACGGTCACCGAGGAGGTCACGGGCCTGGACCTGGTGCGGCTGCAGTTCGACTTGGCGGCGGGCAAGCCGCTGGACCTGGCCGCCGCCCCGCCCGCCTTCGGCGTCGCCATCCAGGCGCGGGTCAACGCCGAGACCCTGACCGCCGAAGGCCAGGTGAGGCCCTCCATCGGCACGATCAGCGCCTGGGACCCGCCGGGCGGTCCGGGCGTGCGGGTCGACGCGGCCGGCGCGGTGGGACTGGGCATCGGCGCGGCCTATGACAGCCTGCTGGCCAAGGTGATCGCGCGCGGCCGGACATACGCCGAGGCCTCGGCGCGGCTGGACCGGGCGCTGGCGGAGTTCGCCATCGCCGGCGTGGCGACCACCGCCCCACTGGTCCGGGCGATCCTGGCGGCCGCGCCCGAGACGCCGACCACGCGCTTCATCGAGGACCATGCCGCCGAGCTGGTGGCGGACCTGCCCTTGCCTGCGGAGGGCGATGCACGGTCCTTCGAGACGCTGGACGGCGCGATCGCCATCGCCGCGCCCCTGGCCGCCACGGTCGGCTCGATCGCCGTGGCCGCAGGCGACCTCGTCCGTCCTGGCCAGGCCCTGGCGGTGCTGGAAGCGATGAAGATGGAGCACCTCGTTCATAGCAAGGTGGGCGGCCGAGTCCTGCGGGTCGCCGCCGAGCCCGGCCGCACCGTCGCCGAGGGCCAGCCGCTGGTGTTCCTCGAGCCAATGGAGGTCGCCGGCGGCGAGACCGTCGAGACCGCCCCGGAGGATCTCGACACGATCCGCCCCGACCTGGCCGAGGTCATCGCCCGCCATCGCTACACTCTGGACGAGGCCCGCCCCGACGCCGTCGCCAGGCGGCGCAAGACCGGCCACCGCACGGCCCGGGAGAACATCGACGACCTGGTCGACCCCGGCAGCTTCCTGGAATACGGCGCCCTGGCCATTGCGGCCCAGAAGCGCCGGCGCTCGACCGAGGACCTGATCGTCAGCACCCCGGCCGACGGACTGATCACCGGCATCGGCACGGTCAACGGCGACCTCTTCCCGCCGGACAAGGCGCGGACGGCGGCCCTGGCCTACGACTTCACGGTTCTGGCCGGGACCCAAGGAGCAATGAACCACCGCAAGTCCGACCGGCTGATGAGCTTGATCGCCGACCAGCGCCTGCCGGTCGTCTGGTTCGCCGAGGGTGGTGGCGGGCGGCCAGGCGACACCGACACCACGGCGGTGGCGGGGCTGGACGTGCCGACGTTCCGCGGCTTCGCCCAGCTGTCGGGCCTGGTCCCCAAGATCGCCATCGTCGCCGGCCGCTGCTTCGCCGGCAACGCGGCCATCGCCGGCCTGTCGGAGATCATCATCGCCACCCAGGGCAGCAACCTGGGCATGGGCGGGCCGGCGATGATCGAGGGCGGCGGGCTGGGCGTCTTCCGGCCCGAGCAGATCGGCCCCTCGGCGCACCAGTGGGCCAATGGGGTCATCGACATTCTCGCGGATGACGAAGCCCACGCCACGCGGCTGGCCAAGCAGGCCCTGTCCTACTTCCAGGGGGCGTTGCCGACCTGGACCGCGCCGGATCAGCGGCGGCTGCGGGGCGCGATCCCGGAGAACCGCCTGCGGGTCTACGACGTCCGGGCCCTGATCGTCGGCCTAATCGACGAGGGCACGTTCCTGGAGCTGCGCGGCGGCTTCGCGGCGGGCATGGTCACCGGGCTGATCCGGATCGAGGGCCGGCCGATGGGCCTGATCGCCAACGACCCGCGCCACCTGGGCGGAGCCATCGACTGCGAGGGGGCCGAGAAGGCCGCGCGGTTCCTGCAGCTGTGCGACGCCTTCGCTCTGCCGGTCTTGAGCCTGTGCGACACGCCCGGCTTCATGGTCGGTCCCGACAGTGAGGACGCCGCCGCCGTCCGTCGGGTCAGCCGCCAGTTCATCGCCGGGGCCAAGCTGCGCTCGCCGCTGTTCACGGTGGTGACCCGCAAGGGCTATGGCCTGGGGGCCCAGGCCATGGCGGGCGGCAGCTTCCACGCGCCGGCCTTCATCGCCGCCTGGCCGACCGGCGAGTTCGGCGGTATGGGCCTCGAGGGGGCGGTCAAGCTGGGCTATCGCAAGGAACTGGAGGCCGAGACCGATCCCACGAAACAGAAGGCGCTCTACGACCAGTTGGTCGCCCGGCTGTACGCCGCCGGCAAGGCGACCAGCATGGCCGCCGCCCTGGAGATCGACGCCGTCATCGACCCGGCCGACACGCGACGCTGGATCCTCGGCGGACTGGACGCGGCGGTGGGGGTGTCGAAGCCCTGGTCGGTCAGGGTGGACAGCTGGTGA
- a CDS encoding phosphoserine transaminase, which produces MTTTLAKPAIRPARPEFSSGPCAKRPGWTPENLRNAVLGRSHRSKLGKARLKAAIDQTREVLEVPADFLIGIVAGSDTGAVEMAMWSMLGARPVQLLAFESFGKDWVTDVTKQLKLPDVEVLSASYGQLPDTSKVDPAKDLVFTWNGTTSGVRVPNADFISADREGITICDATSAAFAQELDWDKLDVVTFSWQKALGGEGAHGILILSPRAVARLESYTPAWPMPKLFRMTKAGKIAADIFEGATINTPSMLCVEDALDALKWAASIGGLEAMQGRADQNLAVLADWVAKTPWVDFLAATPEIRSNTSVCLKVVDPKITALPEDAQADFAKKLASLLEKEGAALDIGGYRDAPAGLRIWCGATVEASDLEALTPWLDWAFATVSAELAAA; this is translated from the coding sequence ATGACCACGACCCTCGCCAAGCCGGCGATCCGCCCGGCTCGTCCCGAGTTCTCTTCCGGCCCCTGCGCCAAGCGCCCCGGCTGGACCCCCGAAAATCTCCGGAATGCCGTCCTCGGCCGCTCGCACCGCAGCAAGCTGGGCAAGGCGCGCCTGAAGGCCGCCATCGACCAGACGCGCGAAGTGCTGGAAGTTCCGGCCGACTTCCTGATCGGCATCGTCGCCGGTTCGGACACCGGCGCCGTCGAGATGGCCATGTGGTCGATGCTCGGCGCCCGCCCCGTGCAACTGCTGGCCTTCGAGTCCTTCGGCAAGGACTGGGTCACGGACGTCACCAAGCAACTGAAGCTGCCCGACGTCGAGGTGCTGAGCGCCTCGTACGGCCAGCTGCCCGACACGTCCAAGGTCGATCCGGCCAAGGACCTGGTCTTCACCTGGAACGGCACCACCTCGGGCGTGCGCGTCCCGAACGCCGACTTCATCTCGGCCGACCGTGAAGGCATCACCATCTGCGACGCCACCAGCGCCGCCTTCGCTCAGGAGCTGGACTGGGACAAGCTGGATGTCGTGACCTTCTCCTGGCAGAAGGCCCTCGGCGGCGAAGGCGCTCACGGGATCCTGATCCTGTCGCCGCGCGCTGTGGCCCGCCTAGAAAGCTACACGCCGGCCTGGCCGATGCCGAAGCTGTTCCGCATGACCAAGGCCGGCAAGATCGCCGCCGACATCTTCGAGGGCGCGACGATCAACACGCCGTCGATGCTGTGCGTCGAGGACGCGCTGGACGCCCTGAAGTGGGCCGCCTCGATCGGCGGTCTGGAAGCCATGCAGGGCCGCGCCGACCAGAACCTGGCCGTGCTGGCCGATTGGGTCGCCAAGACCCCGTGGGTGGACTTCCTGGCGGCGACGCCGGAAATCCGCTCCAACACCTCGGTGTGCCTGAAGGTCGTCGACCCGAAGATCACGGCCCTGCCGGAAGACGCTCAAGCCGACTTCGCCAAGAAGCTGGCCAGCCTGCTCGAGAAGGAGGGGGCGGCCCTCGACATCGGCGGCTATCGCGACGCCCCGGCCGGCCTGCGCATCTGGTGCGGCGCCACGGTGGAAGCCTCGGACCTCGAGGCCCTGACCCCGTGGCTCGACTGGGCCTTCGCCACCGTCTCGGCCGAACTGGCCGCCGCGTAA
- a CDS encoding ImuA family protein: MELTMAGSREARLAALRGRIAAIEAGTRTPTPVLPFGDPAIDGCFPGGGLPLGGWHEVTGAGLEDETGAAPAAFVGLLLRPLVKTGAIVWVARRSDLFAPGLFGLGFPAERLIQVRTRDEAETLSVLEDALSTQGVAAAVGEAEAPDLTAGRRLQLACEKRGGFGVLLHRRPYGGRAGKGGAVSGSASFSRWRIGPAPSPPPPDDIGLGPPRWRVELERCRGGRPGGWILQAQEAGHGPHPFRLVSQLADHDVAAAESWRKAG, translated from the coding sequence ATGGAGTTGACGATGGCCGGATCGCGCGAGGCGCGTCTTGCGGCCCTGAGAGGCCGGATCGCCGCCATTGAAGCGGGGACTCGGACTCCGACTCCGGTCCTGCCGTTCGGCGATCCGGCCATCGACGGCTGCTTCCCGGGCGGCGGCCTGCCGCTGGGCGGCTGGCACGAGGTGACGGGCGCGGGGCTGGAGGACGAGACTGGCGCGGCCCCCGCCGCCTTCGTCGGCCTGTTGCTGCGTCCGCTGGTCAAGACGGGCGCGATCGTCTGGGTCGCCCGGCGCAGCGACCTGTTCGCGCCCGGCCTGTTCGGCCTCGGCTTCCCGGCCGAACGGCTGATCCAGGTGCGGACCCGCGACGAGGCCGAGACCCTGTCGGTGCTGGAGGACGCTCTGTCCACCCAAGGCGTCGCCGCCGCTGTCGGCGAGGCCGAGGCTCCGGACCTGACCGCCGGCCGCCGGCTGCAGCTGGCCTGCGAGAAGCGCGGCGGTTTCGGCGTGCTGCTGCACCGGCGGCCCTATGGCGGCCGAGCAGGGAAGGGCGGGGCGGTGTCGGGCTCGGCCTCGTTCAGCCGCTGGCGGATCGGACCCGCGCCCAGCCCGCCGCCGCCGGACGACATCGGCCTGGGTCCGCCACGCTGGCGGGTCGAACTGGAGCGCTGCCGGGGCGGACGTCCGGGCGGCTGGATCTTGCAAGCACAGGAGGCCGGCCATGGCCCGCATCCTTTCCGTCTGGTGTCCCAACTGGCCGATCACGACGTGGCGGCGGCGGAATCCTGGCGGAAAGCTGGCTGA